TACAGAAAAGTCTTTTCCATCAAAATACCATTCATCTTTTTTTTCAACGTAATAATTTACTCCATATTTTTCAAATGAGGCAGCTGGTTCTTCCGGTGCTTTTTCCGTTACTCCTAAAGAAAAACCCGTTTGGAAATTACCACATCCGCCGTAACGCACAAAAAATTGAACGTCGTCTCCTGATGATAATTGCAATTCTTCTTTGAACCACTCTGCTGCTTTATCTGATACGGTTATCTTCAATGAAAACCCTCCAACTAATGATTATCTTTGTTGTAGTTTTTACCTATATTGAAGGAATTAAAACTAACATAAGACCATGTATGCATTGTATCAAACTAGCTAGCTGAAGAGAAATATTAAACCTTATGAAAATAAGTATGAGAAGGGTTATAAATTACTTATAGATTGGATCTTTTGATCAGACATTAAAATGAAAAACTTTCTCCAAGTTTCATCGACTAGCATTTTTATTTCCTCTTTTGTCGCGTGATCTATATGAATGCCACCTGTAATCATAGTCGTTCGTTTAAATGTTTCACACCAAACTTTTGCCAGTTCAATAAAAAGTTCTTCTTCTTTATGGTGAGGTAAACCATGACTAACGACCTTTACATAATGGTCCTCCCATGTTGCAATAACCACAGCACCGATATGATGTCGTGTTCCTCCGACAACAAGAATTGAATCATCTTCACCAACTTTCGTTACTTCACATTCAATCATTTCTTCCCCTCCCAGATAGATACCCTACCTACTCTGTTCTAACCTATTCGTAGGATCTTACGTATACATTAGCAAAAATCACTTCGTAATAATGTTAAATACATCACATACTTTGATAATATAAATAATTACTTTGATACCCCGCTACTAATTCATAAGCACCCGAGAAGGTTCGCTATTGGTGAAAGTTTCGTCTTTTAACCAAAGAAAACCAATATCAAACTTTATCAGACCGAATGTATAAAGAGTGATTTAGCTCATCTTGTTCAGACTTTTCATTTGTTAAAATAAAAGTGAGCAACATTTTTAACTTCTTTATGATGAAATGAGGGGTTGGAATGGAATATTATTTAATAACTTTAACAGGTTGGGTAGCATTTCTTTTTGTTACTATAAATTTCAGTATGCTTTTTCTTTTCATATGGATTAAACATACAAAAAATCGAATATTACGTAAGAGACTAGGGTTAACAGGTAGAAAGTTAATGAAACTTCATAGACCTTTTGCAATCGTTAGTTTTATTCTAGTAGTGAGTCATTTATACTTTGCCCTATCAATAAGAGCAGAATGGAATAGTTCTTATATAAGTGGAATGTTAACTACAATCGCGTTTATAGTATTACTAACATCAGGCTGGATTCGACATAAAAAAGCAACGGGCAAAAGAAGACGATCTCATCAATACACTGCTATTAGTTTTATCATTTTACTAATTATTCATATCATTATGTAATACCAAAAAAACTCAGGTGAATAGCACCTGAGTTTTTTTGGTTTTCGCACCAATACTTTGTTCATGTATGATTGGGGGCATCATGAACAAAATTCCATGATTCTTCATGGCTGGGTTCTTTTTCTAAGGAAAAAAAGCTATGAACCGCGAAAGATAAATATTATTCCCTTTCGCTTCGTTCTAAGTTCATTCTACTTCATTCAAAACATCAATTCTGTGAAATTGGTCACAAATACCCCGCTCTATGACTAAATATCTTGAACATTTTGTGACATATAATGATTGGTAAACAACTTAATTTAATAATAAAGTACAAAAAAGTGACGACTACGAATCTAAGTAGTTCCGTTTAAAGGGAGAAACTGAAAATAACAACTCATTTTTGGAGGTAATTCGCGCCTGAATTATCTCCTTTATTTTTGTTGAGACGCAGTTGAAATACACTTCGCATTCCGCGGGCACGGCTTCAGCTAACTTTGGAAAGAAAACTCATTTCTTTCCAAAGTGGATCTTCTGCTCGCGCTGTTCCCGCCGGAGTCTACGTGTATTTCTACTGCTTCGAGCATCTAATCTTGTTCATTTGAACCTAAAGAAAACATCTTTTATAACAGTTTTCATTTTAAAGCTACTACATCCGTATTCCATTGCTAGTTTAACCGGCTGCTTGCCAATTTTATACAGTTAAAAACATTCGGCGTTGATCACAGGACGTGATCGAAATTAGCCGAAGTTCATTATAAAGACTTGCACTAAAGCTTAAGAGCTTCTAAGTAAGCACACTTCGCTTGCTCCTGCGGTTACTCGTCGCAGACTACGTGCCTCTTCCTCTTCAAGCACTTCTTGGAAGATGATGCGTCGAGACAGCTCGAAGAATATTCGGAGAAGCAAATGCTCGTTGCTCCTGCGGTTACTCGTCGCAGACTACGTGCCTCTTCCTCTTCAAGCACTTCTTGGAAGATGATGCGTCGAGGCAGCTCGAAGAATATTCGGAGAAGCAAATGCTCGTTGCTCCTGCGGTTACTCGTCGCAGACTACGTGCCTCTTCCTCTTCAAGCACTTCTTGGAAGATGATGCGTCGAGGCAGCTCGAAGAATATTCGGAGAAGCAAATGCTCGTTGCTCCTGCGGTTACTCGTCGCAGACTACGTGCCTCTTCCTCTTCAAGCACTTCTTGGAAGATGATGCGTCGAGGCAGCTCGAAGAATATTCGGAGAAGCAAATGCTCGTTGCTCCTGCGGTTACTCGTCGCAGACTACGTGCCTCTTCCTCTTCAAGCACTTCTTGGAAGATGATGCGTCGAGGCAGCTCGAAGAATATTCGGAGAAGCAAATGCTCGTTGCTCCTGCGGTTACTCGTCGCAGACTACGTGCCTCTTCCTCTTCAAGCACTTCTTGGAAGATGATGCGTCGAGGCAGCTCGAAGAATATTCGGAGAAGCAAATGCTCGTTGCTCCTGCGGTTACTCGTCGCAGGTGAAGAGTACTAAGAATCTCTTTAACGAAAAGCCAAGTTTTGTTTAGAAGTGAACGTAACAAAAGACGGCGACTCCCGGAGGATCAGCGCAGTCTGAAGATCCACTTAGGCGAAAAGTTGTTGAGCCTAAGTTAGCTGAAGACAAGCCCTCGGGAAAGCGTCCGTCTGAAGTGAAGTTCACACTCATCATTCGGAATTTCGCATCATATTTTGAGTTATAAAATTGATTCCATTTTATAAAGAAAAAATTTATGATGAAACAAAACTGTATTCGTATTGAATATATTATTCGAAGAAGTGAAGCTTGAATGGATGTCGCACTTGCGTCTAGAGGTGAAAGCGTGTGCCTGTAATCGAAATCGAGTGCTTATCTTAATAAAAACTAAAATAAAAAGGCAACATGTAAAACTTAATGTTAAACGTGTTACCTTTTCTATTGTTTTTATTGTTTTTCACCTCGAAAACGGAACTACTTAATACGCAGTCATTATATTAACCCCCACTTACAGGAGGAATAAATGCAACAACGTCGCCATCTTTAACCGTTGTCTCATTATCTGCAAATTCTTCATTCACTGCTGCCATTGCGTGTTTGATTCCATTTAACCCTTCATTATTTTCTAATAAATGATTACGAATGTCAGCTATTTTCATCTCACTTTTCTCAATCGTTATTTCACGTTGACCAACAATTTCTTCTAATTCAGCAAACAATAAAATGCGAATCATTTTAGATCCTCCTCACTTGGACTACCTTCTGGATATGACTTTTTCTCAAGCTGGTCGCCAATCCATTCTTCACCGTCTTCCCAATGTTCTTTTTTCC
The Bacillus shivajii DNA segment above includes these coding regions:
- a CDS encoding HesB/YadR/YfhF family protein, with amino-acid sequence MKITVSDKAAEWFKEELQLSSGDDVQFFVRYGGCGNFQTGFSLGVTEKAPEEPAASFEKYGVNYYVEKKDEWYFDGKDFSVNYNEDTEEIEYKHDDNTK
- the lpdD gene encoding prenylated flavin chaperone LpdD, translating into MIECEVTKVGEDDSILVVGGTRHHIGAVVIATWEDHYVKVVSHGLPHHKEEELFIELAKVWCETFKRTTMITGGIHIDHATKEEIKMLVDETWRKFFILMSDQKIQSISNL
- the moaD gene encoding molybdopterin converting factor subunit 1; the encoded protein is MIRILLFAELEEIVGQREITIEKSEMKIADIRNHLLENNEGLNGIKHAMAAVNEEFADNETTVKDGDVVAFIPPVSGG